The following proteins are encoded in a genomic region of Labeo rohita strain BAU-BD-2019 chromosome 5, IGBB_LRoh.1.0, whole genome shotgun sequence:
- the ftr84 gene encoding LOW QUALITY PROTEIN: tripartite motif-containing protein 16 (The sequence of the model RefSeq protein was modified relative to this genomic sequence to represent the inferred CDS: deleted 1 base in 1 codon) codes for MADSDYLDYTCPLCTDIQRDPVTIPCGDTFCLECIKIYWDHSDHLGVYSCPQCQTTFAPRPILRRNVPHVGNPEPRPPPRELTPFPYFKRDALCDFCTGRRNKAVKSCLMCLAYYCETHIKPHYESATFKRHKLVDETGHLDRKICPQHEKGLELFCRSDQMCICVLCTVREHRSHNIVSADDERTEKQKVLIATQTEVQHIIQDRMKELQELKHNVDVLKGNALRAQTESDKIFIEMSQAVERWHAEISQLIQANLQASMAQAQGYVERLEQEIMELQKRDAELRQILETEDNIHFLQNFPTLSVAPEPMVPKVLINPEFSFSEITKTVSDMKEHLDDICKKELGNISKRVSDTSVYILIPRSGGRMTAPIKTDLPEPKTRADFIRYFCKLTFDLNTAYKELVLSEGNRRVIRKRTTQFYPDHPERFDGFCQLLCKEPLSGIRHYWEVEWSGEFSIGVAYKSISRKGKNSNSLLGYNDKSWSLLCSDSGYSAWHNKMDKDLPGAARASRIGVYLNYAGGSVSFYSVSETMELIHRFPAKFSEPLFAGFGVGSSVTLCMPDKNYRSNRF; via the exons atggcagattctgACTACCTCGACTACACGTGCCCCCTCTGCACAGACATCCAGCGAGACCCCGTTACCATCCCGTGTGGAGACACCTTCTGCTTGGAGTGCATTAAGATCTACTGGGACCATTCTGACCACCTTGGTGTATACAGTTGTCCGCAGTGCCAGACGACCTTCGCTCCTCGGCCCATACTCAGACGCAACGTGCCCCACGTAGGCAACCCAGAGCCTCGGCCGCCCCCACGTGAGCTCACCCCATTTCCATACTTCAAGCGTGATGCGCTGTGTGATTTCTGTACCGGTCGGCGGAACAAAGCGGTGAAGTCATGTCTGATGTGTTTGGCTTATTACTGTGAGACGCACATCAAGCCTCATTACGAATCAGCCACATTTAAACGACACAAACTGGTGGATGAGACGGGACACCTGGATCGGAAGATCTGCCCACAGCATGAAAAAGGGTTAGAGCTTTTCTGCCGCTCAGACCAGATGTGCATCTGTGTGCTGTGTACAGTAAGAGAACATCGCAGCCACAACATAGTCAGCGCAGATGATGAACGCACAGAGAAACAG AAAGTCTTGATAGCGACTCAGACAGAGGTTCAGCACATTATCCAGGATCGGATGAAAGAACTTCAAGAACTCAAACACAATGTTGATGTTCTCAAG GGAAATGCACTGCGGGCTCAGACTGAAAGTGATAAAATCTTCATTGAGATGTCACAGGCGGTAGAGCGCTGGCATGCTGAGATAAGCCAACTCATACAGGCCAATCTACAGGCCTCCATGGCTCAG GCACAGGGTTACGTAGAGAGACTTGAACAAGAGATCATGGAACTTCAGAAGAGAGATGCCGAACTACGTCAAATACTTGAGACAGAGGACAACATTCACTTTCTACAG AATTTTCCCACACTGTCTGTCGCACCGGAGCCCATGGTGCCCAAAGTACTGATAAACCCAGAGTTTTCCTTTAGTGAGATCACAAAGACCGTCTCTGACATGAAAGAACACCTAGACGACATCTGC AAAAAAGAGCTGGGAAATATCTCTAAACGAG TGAGTGACACCTCAGTCTACATCCTGATTCCACGATCTGGAGGACGTATGACTG CTCCGATAAAAACAGACTTGCCAGAGCCTAAAACAAGAGCGGATTTCATCAGAT ATTTTTGTAAACTTACATTTGATCTCAACACTGCCTATAAAGAGCTGGTCCTCTCAGAAGGGAATCGCCGGGTGATCCGGAAACGAACAACCCAGTTCTACCCAGATCACCCAGAGCGGTTTGATGGGTTTTGCCAGCTCCTGTGCAAGGAGCCACTGAGTGGAATACGCCATTACTGGGAGGTGGAGTGGAGTGGTGAATTTTCTATTGGAGTTGCCTACAAGAGCATTAGCCGCAAAGGAAAGAACTCAAACAGCCTTCTGGGATACAATGATAAATCCTGGAGCCTCCTATGCTCAGACTCGGGATACTCCGCCTGGCACAATAAGATGGATAAAGATCTACCGGGAGCGGCACGCGCCTCACGGATTGGTGTGTATCTGAATTACGCCGGAGGATCTGTGTCCTTTTACTCTGTGTCTGAGACGATGGAGCTCATCCACAGATTTCCAGCCAAGTTCTCAGAACCACTGTTTGCTGGGTTTGGCGTTGGATCATCTGTAACTCTGTGTATGCCTGACAAGAACTACCGATCTAATAGGTTCTAA
- the nfkbib gene encoding NF-kappa-B inhibitor beta: MEGTQDIHGESRTQNARPGPSYATEKRGAVDSVPEDWCDSGLDSLSGVGLGFEGSYGTYNEAEQMWTPGRSVSDIPDIPPSDESDSRSTMDCVSIGGGERLDSAIGDSINEDAVVGCLSDGIGTMILSEPAGTDGLVVSNTEEGLQRREELFNTLNFLSEDGDTVLHLALIHEQWGVVQCLLEEIVVDNTWIPYLDIQNDLGQTALHLAVIVDQSECVRALLWSGASADIQERGGNTPLHLAVRELRTDCVRELTSCSRTPPVHLNITNYAGVSALHLAVHRGNCEILKMLLEAGADVNQRDLGSGRSPLHWAVEGQRSEVVELLLSAGASVNQRSYAGYTPFHCALYRPNKEVQALLSAHGGTYTQDDEEEEEYRESEEEEFDDVIINGQRVL, translated from the exons ATGGAGGGGACGCAGGATATTCACGGTGAATCCCGGACACAGAATGCTCGGCCTGGACCCAGCTACGCTACGGAGAAAAGGGGCGCCGTGGACTCTGTCCCGGAGGACTGGTGTGACAGCGGGCTAGACTCCTTAAGCGGGGTCGGACTCGGTTTTGAGGGCTCCTACGGCACGTACAACGAGGCCGAACAGATGTGGACACCTGGTCGCTCTGTGTCTGACATACCTGACATCCCTCCGTCGGACGAGTCCGACAGCAGGAGTACCATGGATTGTGTCTCGATTGGCGGGGGAGAGAGGCTCGACTCTGCCATCGGGGACTCGATTAATGAGGATGCGGTGGTGGGGTGCCTCTCCGACGGGATCGGCACCATGATCCTGAGCGAGCCTGCAGGTACAGACGGACTGGTGGTTTCAAACACCGAGGAGGGTCTGCAGCGCAGGGAAGAGCTTTTCAACACGCTTAACTTTCTGTCAGAGGACGGTGACAC GGTACTTCATTTGGCGCTAATTCATGAGCAGTGGGGTGTTGTTCAGTGCCTTCTTGAAGAAATTGTGGTGGACAACACCTGGATTCCTTACCTGGACATCCAAAATGACCTGGGCCAG ACCGCACTGCATTTAGCAGTCATCGTAGACCAGAGTGAGTGTGTTCGGGCACTGTTGTGGAGTGGAGCCAGTGCAGACATCCAAGAGAGGGGTGGAAACACACCTTTACACCTGGCTGTCAGAGAGCTTCGCACAGACTGTGTGAGAGAGCTGACCAGCTGCTCACGGACCCCACCGGTGCACCTGAACATCACTAATTATGCAG GTGTAAGTGCACTGCACCTGGCTGTACATAGGGGCAACTGTGAGATCCTCAAAATGCTGCTGGAGGCAGGAGCAGATGTAAATCAACGG GATTTGGGGTCAGGTCGGTCTCCATTGCACTGGGCGGTggaaggtcagaggtcagaggtAGTGGAGTTATTATTGAGCGCTGGTGCTTCAGTGAATCAGCGCTCATATGCTGGCTACACGCCGTTCCACTGTGCCCTTTACCGACCCAACAAAGAGGTGCAGGCCCTACTTAGTGCCCACGGGGGCACATACACACAGGACGATGAGGAAGAAGAGGAGTACAGAGAGAGTGAGGAG GAGGAGTTTGACGACGTCATCATTAATGGACAGCGAGTGCTGTAG